TGATTACCTATTCTCTATGCATAAGCCGTTTATAATGGAGAGTGGATTTTATGATCCTAGAGGTTTGGGGTTATGTCTGACTCGGCTAAGATGACAACCCTGGACTTCGTTATAAGCGCCCTCAAAGAGCATGAGAAGATGCTTGACGCGGCGACGAGGAAGCTGGAGAAGGTTTTTAAGACCATTTCGGCCACTGCGGAGAAGTCTGAGGCAAGGGCGAATGCGCAGTTGAAGGGCAGCTTAAAGATCTTATGCGAAAACTGGGATGAGTTCAAGAAGGTAGGTATCGGCGCGACTGCAGTTACATTTCACATTAATGGTCGTGAACTTAAGATTCAAACCGTCAGGCGGGGAATGGTTTTCGAGTATATGGTGCAGATACCCTGGCGGTTTAAGGGTGTGAAGGATGGCCTACAATATGAAGTTGAACATTTATTGGAGCCGGCGGAGATAAGAGAATTCCTTTCTAGAGAATTAAGGGTTCCCGCTGAGAGGGTTATAAGGGGGGAAATTCAGTTCTCCCAGTGAGCATCGTCATACATTCGGCATGATACTTTAGAACCATAAGACCTTTTTCCGTTATATGGTATTCTTTTCTTTGGTTTACTGTCTTCTCCACGATACATCCACTCTTCATGAGGAAATCAAGCGTCCTTTGAAGAGGGATCCATGAGAGATTACTCTTATACATTATGCGTGTGGGCTTGTTACAGCCGGACTTAATAATTTTCAGGACATCTATGGCAATATCAAATGTCGACCTCTTCATGCCACTTCACCGACTTGGTTACTTATAGTTTTTTAAAACGCTATTTAAAGTTGTGAACGTCCAAAACGTTTTATTGAAATGTTCAAAAAACCTTTAGATCTATATTATCGGTGAAAGGAGGCTTGGAAGGTTGAGGCGTTTAAAGGCGAATACTAAAAAATCTCTCCTCCTTTCACCAATGAACTCCTGGCAACTGAATCGTTAAAAAGGTAATAGTCCGATAGACACGGGTTACGGCTCGGGAAAAGATATCCCAGTAATATT
This region of Candidatus Bathyarchaeota archaeon genomic DNA includes:
- a CDS encoding winged helix-turn-helix domain-containing protein; amino-acid sequence: MKRSTFDIAIDVLKIIKSGCNKPTRIMYKSNLSWIPLQRTLDFLMKSGCIVEKTVNQRKEYHITEKGLMVLKYHAECMTMLTGRTEFPPL